The following are encoded in a window of Synergistaceae bacterium genomic DNA:
- a CDS encoding TlpA family protein disulfide reductase has product MKKYLGAVVVAVFLLAVMGAEAQDAFPAFSTKSLTGEQVTNSIFAEKKLTMLNFWATWCPPCLDEMPDLGRLARTMPDGSQLIGVLIDVEDQESIDEAQEILKETKADFLQILPVEEMNFFLRSVTAIPTTIFVDSQGKIVGSPLIGSRSEAAYRAAVEAALKSLQ; this is encoded by the coding sequence ATGAAAAAATATTTAGGGGCGGTTGTTGTCGCGGTATTTCTTCTAGCGGTGATGGGGGCCGAAGCTCAGGACGCTTTTCCCGCGTTTTCCACGAAAAGCCTGACTGGAGAGCAGGTCACCAATTCCATTTTCGCCGAAAAAAAACTCACGATGCTCAATTTTTGGGCGACTTGGTGTCCTCCATGCCTTGATGAGATGCCAGATCTAGGCCGACTGGCGCGGACCATGCCCGATGGATCGCAGTTGATCGGCGTTCTGATAGATGTAGAAGATCAGGAGTCCATCGATGAAGCACAGGAAATTTTAAAGGAAACCAAAGCCGACTTTCTTCAGATTTTGCCTGTCGAGGAAATGAATTTCTTTTTGAGAAGCGTTACCGCGATTCCCACAACCATTTTTGTGGACTCTCAGGGTAAGATCGTGGGTAGTCCCCTCATCGGATCCCGCTCCGAAGCGGCATATCGGGCGGCTGTCGAGGCCGCCCTCAAGTCGCTGCAGTAG
- a CDS encoding thioredoxin, protein MPEKVRKIIRAVLFVVAVIFVFWGVCRGEMKTVFVKAVNVCLECVGIG, encoded by the coding sequence GTGCCAGAAAAGGTTCGCAAGATCATTCGTGCGGTGTTGTTCGTCGTAGCGGTTATATTTGTCTTCTGGGGCGTTTGCAGAGGCGAGATGAAAACCGTTTTCGTCAAGGCTGTCAATGTCTGTCTGGAGTGCGTCGGAATTGGATGA